TTCATTCGGTTTATAATTCAGTTTTTCAACAGCCGCCATGACGACCTTCCTTGTGTCCTCATGGGCATAACCGCTGCCATTCATGACTCTAGAAACCGTTGCAACGGAAACCCCAGCTTCCTTTGCAACCTCCCGAATAGTTGCCACCGTATCCACCTCAATAATTTGTGTAACCGTTTACATATAGCTTATCACCAAATTATCTGCACGGCAAGTTTTATTCTTAAGATAATTTTTAGGTAATTGAAACCAAAACTTATGATTGCCCGATTCTGAAGATTTCAGTAATTTGTGATGAGATATTGTACATTGGTGACGTTGCCTTCCGCTCCAGGCACGCGCTTTCGAGCGGTGTGAACGATTCCCCTACTGCCTTCAAATCCAATAACAAAGCAAAATGCTGGCCCAATGGTTTTGAGCCAGCATAGTGATTAAATGGATTTGGCAGGTAGCTTTTCGTATAGAGCATTTTTGACGTATCCGAACTCTGATGCGTGCGGACGATCTTCGCCATCACCATACCCATATTGAAGCATCCTGTTTCTGTTTAAACAGAGCTTCGTTAATTTCGGGGCAAAGAAATCGAATAGGTCGAAACGGTCCTGCAACTGCGGAAACTTTTGCTGATGTGCAAGGATTGCTTTCGTGACGCCTTCCCAAAAGACATCCTCATTCAATAATTGCCTTTTCATCAGGAGCGTGGACAAGTAACGGAAATGACAAATAAAGAGTCCCGTGAAAATGAATTGAACGAGACCTTCAGGCGGCTCGCACCTTAGTACCTTTTTTAGATCATCAGGAAGTTCGCTCAATTCAGGAAGCGGCTGATCACTTATATTCACGTCATCTACAAAATCCTTGATTGCCAGCCTATGCGGCTTGTAATCCTTCAAAACTAAAATCGTATTTTGGCCATGTGGTGAAAAAACAACTCCGTATTGATAAATGAAATGTAATAACGGAGAAAGGATGACCTCGAATAGTTGGTCCGTCCATTCTGCAGCGGTTAACCCTGACTTTTCGATCAGGCTTTCAACATACGGCTTGCCTTCGTGGTCCACATGCAGGAGCGACGCTAACGTAATGGGCTTCTCGCCTTCCCCCATATAACTGTATATGCTTTCGCGCCAAATGCCGCCAAGCATCTCTAAGTATTGATAAGGTACGTTTTTTAGCTTTGAGAAATAGGGGTGATCGACATTTAGACTGGCGATTTCACCAGGAAGCACCACTTTGCATTCTTCTTTTAAATAGCGATCATTATCGTAAATGTTCTTAATATACTCCGTGATTTTTGGAGCAATGACCGTACGTTCTGCTGGCAATCCGCGATAGACGAGCGTATTTAAAATGCTCATTGGCAGCTTGACGTGGTGCTTGTTCTTATTGGACATATTAACGAAGGTCCGGATCGACTGTTGCGGCAGATAATCATCTGGGCCATTTCCTAAAGCCACGATCAATCCCTTCGCCAAATCATCTGTGAAATTCTGGATGATGATATTCTTCCATTGCCATTCATGAATCGGCAGGTAATAGTAGTCTTTCTCTTCTAAGCCCTTCTCTCCCAATCTATCAGCAAAAACGTTACGGGTTTTCCTATCCAGTTCATTTTCCATCAATTGTTTATAGTCCAAGGTTTCAATGGAATTGAAAGCGGCTCTTGTTTTATGGACGGCGATCCATGATAGCTGAATTTTCTCCTGATTTTCCGGGGCATACTTCAAATAATCATCATAACCGAATCCAATTCTCCCCTTATTATAGGCGATCCAAGGGTGCCCGCTCATTTCTCCCTCAAGCCATGCGTAATCCAGCTCGACCAACTCATCAGCGCTTTTTCCAGGTTTGGCTAGCAGTTGCAGGTCGGCTAATAATGTATGATTAAATTCCTTAATCAAATGGCCGGTTGTTTCTGCCGTCATCCCAATCAGCGGCTGAAGATCCAAAATGAATTGAATGGCATCATCGGCCAGTGTTGCTTCTCCAGTTGCCGATTCATAGACTGAAATCGAATCAGCTCGAACTTCATAGCTGTCAAATAGGCGCGGCCATGCTAAAAATCGATATGATATATCTTCATTTATCTTTAGCTCATATAAGTTTCCTGCTGCTGCATCTTCCATCAAGACAGCTGGATGGATCATATCCTCATACATATATTCGGAGATCATTTTGGCGAGCAGGCTTTGGTTTACGATCGACCAACTTTTTTTCGTAGCCGCCTGTTCCACTTCATTTATGAATTGCATACACTGACTCCCCTTCACTCTATTAATAGGCCGCGACCGGCGTTTTTACACGGAATGATTGAAAAGCTCCTTTTGGTTCGGCTGGATACACGTCCCTACCCGCTATTCGGTTAATGATAATCGAATTCCTGAATGCCCCAAGCCCTAAATCCGGTGCACCTACACCATGCGTATGTATCTCTCCGTTTTGGATGAAAAGGTGATTGGGAGTAGGAACGGTTGTACCGATCCGGTAGTCCTGGGTTATTTCCAGACGACCAAGTTCATCACGGACAATGAGGTCTTCCATGCCATCAAGAAAGGCAGGAACGGTCGATTTATATCCTGTTCCGAATACGATCGCCTCTGTATCCACATTAAAGTCGCTTTCTTCGACCCATTGATGACATTTCAATGTCCATCCGCCATCAGAGGGTTTC
This genomic stretch from Peribacillus muralis harbors:
- a CDS encoding IucA/IucC family protein codes for the protein MQFINEVEQAATKKSWSIVNQSLLAKMISEYMYEDMIHPAVLMEDAAAGNLYELKINEDISYRFLAWPRLFDSYEVRADSISVYESATGEATLADDAIQFILDLQPLIGMTAETTGHLIKEFNHTLLADLQLLAKPGKSADELVELDYAWLEGEMSGHPWIAYNKGRIGFGYDDYLKYAPENQEKIQLSWIAVHKTRAAFNSIETLDYKQLMENELDRKTRNVFADRLGEKGLEEKDYYYLPIHEWQWKNIIIQNFTDDLAKGLIVALGNGPDDYLPQQSIRTFVNMSNKNKHHVKLPMSILNTLVYRGLPAERTVIAPKITEYIKNIYDNDRYLKEECKVVLPGEIASLNVDHPYFSKLKNVPYQYLEMLGGIWRESIYSYMGEGEKPITLASLLHVDHEGKPYVESLIEKSGLTAAEWTDQLFEVILSPLLHFIYQYGVVFSPHGQNTILVLKDYKPHRLAIKDFVDDVNISDQPLPELSELPDDLKKVLRCEPPEGLVQFIFTGLFICHFRYLSTLLMKRQLLNEDVFWEGVTKAILAHQQKFPQLQDRFDLFDFFAPKLTKLCLNRNRMLQYGYGDGEDRPHASEFGYVKNALYEKLPAKSI